One Micromonospora sp. WMMD812 genomic window carries:
- a CDS encoding ThuA domain-containing protein — MSRRRARISVTATLSLALVSTSLFGAPAQAAPAAAQAAPRAAQAAPAAAQITPAQAAAAADEPFSVLVFSKTAGFRHDSIPTGIAAIQQLGAANGFTVDTTEEGGAFTDTNLAKYQAVIWLSTTGDVLDAEQQAAFERYIRAGGGYVGIHAASDTEYSWAWYGDLVGAYFASHPANQQATVKVEDHAHPATAGLPERWSRFDEWYNYQSNPRPDVHVLASLDENSYAPGAGAMGADHPIAWCQDFDGGRSWYTGGGHTRESYAEPEFLGHLLGGIRTAAGVADADCGASKTASFEKVTLDSNTSNPMELDIAPDGRVFYIERDGRVQIVKPDTGSTVTAVDLDVFTGNEDGLIGIRLDPDFATNKWVYLYYAPNDGVARNLVSRFTVTGDTIDPASEKQVLRVDTQRNTCCHAGGSMAFDSAGNLYLATGDNTNPFESDAFTPIDERPGRQDYDAQRTSANTNDLRGKVLRIHPEDDGTYTIPAGNLFPPGTEKTRPEIFAMGFRNPFRIGIDLGTDTLYVGDYGPDANAANPNRGPEGTVEWNIVGTPGNYGWPYCTGANYAYNDYTFPSGPSGPKFDCAAPVNNSPNNTGLTALPPVIPATVDYDYSGNPLFPEIGGGGAPMGGPVYRYDADLNSERKWPAYYDGKALFGEWNQSKMYTMQVTADGKSLVDINQLLTGMSLIRPMDFEFGPDGALYLIEWGSGFGGNNDNSGVYRIDYIAGDRAPIAVAAATPTSGPAPLTVAFSSAGSRDPDGGTLTYAWAFGDGQTSTEANPTHTYAAAGSYTAQLTVTNPKGRTAVANVPITVGNTAPTVTIEFPPDGGFFDWGDQVRYTVKVTDPEDGEIDCDRVQLQVLLGHDEHAHPLEQHTGCTGTVQTSLASGHGAEANVFSVFEATYTDNGGTGGAGPLTGRAIEQLQPKRKQAEYFTATGRAPGSTGGGDPGVQRETTGDTAGGGQNIGFIEDGDWWSLSPANLTNITDIRFRAASATTGGRIEVRAGAVDGPLVASATVPGTGAWQTYTDVTAPVTGAASGSLYFVAKDPGGGAGSLLNVNWMDFLGRGVTENAPPVVSATATPATGTAPVTVAFDGTATDAEGDTPLTYAWDFGDGGTASTLDASHTYTSPGTFTATLTVTDSKGAKSYATVPVRVDAPNTSCFGARSDDFTGTSLDKARWSVVRENQLYSVSDGALRLPTAVGDLYGARNDATNLVLQPAPAGAWQATTRVTLPVTANYQQAGLLIYGDDENYAKLDLLYSGSRRVEFIRETAGAPRNEAADSVAAPVGDTLHLRLTSDGTNLTAAVSADGQTFTPVGRSAALAGITNPRIGLFALNGGTDAPVVEAAFDWFQVAPDEPAGPVQPSDEFTGDTLDKCRWDAILRENPAGYRVTGGALRIDVPNGDIYGSGNTGPANFILQNAPSGDWTLETKVDGSLLNEQYQQAGLIVHADDDNYLKFDYIVDNQPGQPVTRRIEFRSEIGGAVQNPQPEAGNLTGSVWYLRLARSGDTFTASYSADGTTWTALTALTNTAVGATPKVGLFTLGANQTASKTAGFDYFRLSTETADETAPVTTAAVSGTPTAGWHTGPVTVTLTAADEDGGSGLAGTAYQLDGATTWTDYTGPVQVTGDGAHEVRFRSTDQAGNVEPTKTVAVKIDATAPVTSASFAPANDEGWHDGTIPVVLTSTDAGSGVKAVEWSLDGGAWTPYSAPVEVTGDGQHELLFRATDNAGNAETLKSAVLRIDGTKPTLLVSGIADGQLYGDSQDVRVSWQAVDPTSGLASVVGQLDGRPYASGTLQAMYELPLGLHELTVTATDKAGNQTTSEVRFFVTTSFRDLQNLLDRFKATGRLSAKAHKQLSAKLSDARKSEAAGNDKKAVKQLTEFRTLAADTKLVPEAEVRDVLIRDADAMIVRLGGAASKAGVKANDGASVDGAGRLGGDATRLAPGRRL; from the coding sequence GTGTCCCGTCGTCGTGCCCGTATTTCCGTCACCGCGACCCTGTCCCTCGCTCTCGTCTCGACCAGCCTGTTCGGCGCGCCCGCCCAGGCGGCTCCGGCCGCCGCGCAGGCCGCCCCACGAGCCGCCCAGGCCGCCCCGGCCGCGGCCCAGATCACACCGGCCCAGGCCGCCGCGGCGGCCGACGAGCCCTTCTCCGTCCTGGTCTTCTCGAAGACCGCCGGCTTCCGACACGACTCCATTCCCACCGGCATCGCCGCCATCCAGCAGCTCGGCGCGGCCAACGGCTTCACGGTGGACACCACCGAGGAGGGCGGCGCGTTCACCGACACCAACCTGGCGAAGTACCAGGCGGTGATCTGGCTCTCCACGACCGGCGACGTGCTGGACGCCGAGCAGCAGGCGGCGTTCGAGCGCTACATCCGCGCCGGCGGCGGCTACGTCGGCATCCACGCCGCCTCGGACACCGAGTACAGCTGGGCCTGGTACGGCGACCTGGTCGGCGCGTACTTCGCCAGCCACCCGGCGAACCAACAGGCCACGGTCAAGGTCGAGGACCACGCCCACCCGGCGACCGCGGGGCTGCCGGAGCGCTGGTCCCGGTTCGACGAGTGGTACAACTACCAGTCCAACCCGCGGCCCGACGTGCACGTGCTGGCCAGCCTGGACGAGAACAGCTACGCCCCGGGCGCCGGCGCGATGGGCGCCGACCACCCGATCGCCTGGTGCCAGGACTTCGACGGCGGCCGATCCTGGTACACGGGTGGTGGCCACACCCGGGAGTCGTACGCCGAGCCGGAGTTCCTCGGTCACCTGCTCGGCGGCATCCGCACCGCCGCGGGTGTGGCGGACGCCGACTGCGGCGCCTCGAAGACCGCCAGCTTCGAGAAGGTCACGCTGGACAGCAACACCAGCAACCCGATGGAGCTGGACATCGCCCCGGACGGGCGGGTCTTCTACATCGAGCGCGACGGCCGGGTGCAGATCGTGAAGCCGGACACCGGCAGCACGGTCACCGCGGTCGACCTGGACGTGTTCACCGGCAACGAGGACGGCCTGATCGGCATCCGGCTCGACCCGGACTTCGCCACCAACAAGTGGGTCTACCTCTACTACGCCCCGAACGACGGCGTCGCGCGCAACCTGGTGTCTCGGTTCACGGTGACCGGCGACACCATCGACCCGGCCAGCGAGAAGCAGGTGCTGCGGGTCGACACCCAGCGCAACACCTGCTGCCACGCCGGCGGCAGCATGGCCTTCGACTCGGCGGGCAACCTCTACCTGGCGACCGGAGACAACACCAACCCGTTCGAGTCGGACGCGTTCACCCCGATCGACGAGCGGCCGGGTCGGCAGGACTACGACGCGCAGCGCACCTCCGCCAACACCAACGACCTGCGCGGCAAGGTGCTCCGGATCCACCCGGAGGACGACGGCACGTACACCATCCCGGCCGGCAACCTCTTCCCGCCGGGCACCGAGAAGACCCGGCCGGAGATCTTCGCCATGGGCTTCCGCAACCCGTTCCGGATCGGCATCGACCTGGGCACCGACACCCTCTACGTCGGTGACTATGGGCCGGACGCCAACGCGGCCAACCCGAACCGGGGCCCCGAGGGCACGGTGGAGTGGAACATCGTGGGCACCCCCGGCAACTACGGCTGGCCGTACTGCACCGGGGCCAACTACGCCTACAACGACTACACGTTCCCGTCCGGCCCGAGCGGTCCGAAGTTCGACTGCGCGGCGCCGGTGAACAACTCGCCGAACAACACCGGCCTCACCGCCCTGCCGCCGGTCATCCCGGCGACCGTCGACTACGACTACAGCGGCAACCCGCTCTTCCCGGAGATCGGTGGCGGCGGCGCCCCGATGGGCGGTCCGGTCTACCGGTACGACGCCGACCTCAACTCGGAGCGGAAGTGGCCGGCGTACTACGACGGCAAGGCGCTCTTCGGCGAGTGGAACCAGTCGAAGATGTACACGATGCAGGTGACCGCCGACGGCAAGTCGCTGGTGGACATCAACCAGCTGCTCACCGGCATGAGCCTGATCCGTCCGATGGACTTCGAGTTCGGCCCGGACGGCGCGCTCTACCTCATCGAGTGGGGCAGCGGCTTCGGCGGCAACAACGACAACTCCGGCGTCTACCGGATCGACTACATCGCCGGTGACCGTGCGCCGATCGCGGTCGCGGCCGCCACCCCGACCTCCGGGCCGGCGCCGCTGACCGTGGCCTTCTCCAGCGCGGGCTCCCGGGACCCCGACGGTGGCACGCTCACCTACGCGTGGGCGTTCGGCGACGGGCAGACCTCCACCGAGGCCAACCCGACGCACACCTACGCCGCCGCGGGCAGCTACACCGCGCAGCTCACCGTCACCAACCCGAAGGGCCGCACCGCGGTGGCGAACGTGCCGATCACCGTGGGCAACACCGCGCCGACGGTGACGATCGAGTTCCCGCCGGACGGCGGCTTCTTCGACTGGGGTGACCAGGTCCGCTACACGGTCAAGGTGACCGACCCGGAGGACGGGGAAATCGACTGCGACCGGGTCCAGCTCCAGGTGCTGCTCGGCCACGACGAGCACGCCCACCCGCTGGAGCAGCACACCGGCTGCACCGGCACGGTCCAGACCTCGCTCGCCTCCGGGCACGGCGCCGAGGCCAACGTCTTCAGCGTCTTCGAGGCGACCTACACCGACAACGGCGGCACCGGCGGGGCCGGCCCGCTCACCGGTCGGGCCATCGAGCAGCTCCAGCCCAAGCGCAAGCAGGCCGAGTACTTCACCGCCACCGGCCGCGCGCCGGGCAGCACCGGCGGCGGCGACCCGGGCGTGCAGCGGGAGACCACCGGCGACACCGCCGGCGGCGGCCAGAACATCGGGTTCATCGAGGACGGCGACTGGTGGTCGCTCAGCCCGGCGAACCTGACGAACATCACCGACATCCGGTTCCGGGCGGCCTCGGCCACCACCGGCGGCCGGATCGAGGTCCGGGCCGGCGCGGTCGACGGGCCGCTGGTGGCATCGGCCACCGTGCCGGGCACCGGCGCGTGGCAGACGTACACGGACGTGACGGCACCGGTCACCGGCGCCGCGAGCGGCTCGCTGTACTTCGTCGCCAAGGACCCGGGCGGCGGCGCGGGGTCGCTGCTCAACGTCAACTGGATGGACTTCCTCGGCCGGGGCGTCACCGAGAACGCGCCGCCGGTGGTCAGCGCCACCGCCACGCCGGCGACCGGCACCGCGCCGGTCACCGTCGCGTTCGACGGCACGGCCACCGACGCCGAGGGGGACACCCCGCTGACGTACGCCTGGGACTTCGGTGACGGGGGTACGGCGTCCACCCTGGACGCCAGCCACACGTACACCAGCCCCGGCACCTTCACCGCCACCCTCACGGTGACCGACAGCAAGGGCGCCAAGTCGTACGCGACCGTGCCGGTGCGGGTGGACGCGCCGAACACGTCCTGCTTCGGGGCGCGTTCGGACGACTTCACCGGCACCAGCCTCGACAAGGCCCGCTGGAGCGTGGTCCGGGAGAACCAGCTCTACTCGGTCTCGGACGGCGCGCTGCGGCTGCCCACGGCGGTGGGCGACCTCTACGGCGCCCGCAACGACGCCACCAACCTGGTGCTCCAGCCGGCGCCGGCCGGGGCCTGGCAGGCGACCACCCGGGTCACCCTGCCGGTGACGGCCAACTACCAGCAGGCCGGCCTGCTGATCTACGGCGACGACGAGAACTACGCCAAGCTGGACCTGCTCTACTCGGGCAGCCGGCGGGTGGAGTTCATCCGGGAGACCGCCGGCGCGCCGCGCAACGAGGCCGCCGACAGCGTCGCCGCGCCGGTCGGCGACACCCTGCACCTGCGACTGACCAGTGACGGGACGAACCTGACCGCGGCCGTCTCGGCCGACGGGCAGACCTTTACGCCGGTCGGCCGCTCGGCCGCGCTCGCCGGCATCACCAACCCGCGGATCGGGCTCTTCGCCCTCAACGGCGGCACGGACGCGCCGGTGGTCGAGGCGGCCTTCGACTGGTTCCAGGTCGCGCCGGACGAGCCGGCCGGGCCGGTCCAGCCGTCGGACGAGTTCACCGGCGACACGCTGGACAAGTGCCGGTGGGACGCGATCCTGCGGGAGAACCCGGCGGGCTACCGGGTCACCGGCGGCGCGCTGCGGATCGACGTGCCCAACGGTGACATCTACGGCTCCGGCAACACCGGGCCGGCGAACTTCATCCTCCAGAACGCGCCGTCCGGCGACTGGACCCTGGAGACGAAGGTCGACGGCAGTCTGCTGAACGAGCAGTACCAGCAGGCCGGCCTCATCGTGCACGCCGACGACGACAACTACCTGAAGTTCGACTACATCGTCGACAACCAGCCCGGCCAGCCGGTGACGCGGCGGATCGAGTTCCGCAGCGAGATCGGCGGCGCGGTGCAGAACCCGCAGCCGGAGGCGGGCAACCTGACCGGTTCGGTGTGGTACCTGCGGCTGGCCCGCAGCGGCGACACCTTCACCGCGTCGTACTCGGCCGACGGGACGACCTGGACCGCGTTGACGGCACTCACCAACACCGCGGTCGGGGCCACCCCGAAGGTCGGTCTGTTCACCCTCGGCGCCAACCAGACCGCCTCGAAGACGGCCGGGTTCGACTACTTCCGGCTGAGCACCGAGACGGCCGACGAGACCGCTCCGGTGACCACCGCCGCGGTCTCCGGCACGCCGACCGCCGGTTGGCACACCGGGCCGGTCACGGTCACGCTGACCGCCGCCGACGAGGACGGCGGCAGCGGGCTCGCGGGCACCGCGTACCAGCTGGACGGGGCCACCACCTGGACGGACTACACCGGTCCGGTGCAGGTGACCGGGGACGGCGCGCACGAGGTGCGGTTCCGGTCCACCGACCAGGCGGGCAACGTGGAGCCGACCAAGACCGTCGCGGTCAAGATCGACGCGACCGCACCGGTCACCTCGGCGTCGTTCGCGCCGGCCAACGACGAGGGCTGGCACGACGGGACCATCCCGGTCGTGCTGACCTCGACCGACGCCGGGTCCGGGGTGAAGGCGGTGGAGTGGTCGCTGGACGGTGGCGCGTGGACGCCGTACTCGGCGCCGGTCGAGGTGACCGGCGACGGGCAGCACGAGCTGCTGTTCCGGGCCACCGACAACGCCGGCAACGCCGAGACGCTCAAGTCGGCGGTGCTGCGGATCGACGGCACCAAGCCGACGCTGCTGGTGTCCGGGATCGCCGACGGCCAGCTCTACGGCGACAGCCAGGACGTACGGGTGTCCTGGCAGGCCGTCGACCCGACGTCGGGCCTCGCGAGCGTGGTCGGTCAGCTGGACGGCCGGCCGTACGCGAGCGGCACGTTGCAGGCCATGTACGAGCTGCCACTCGGCCTGCACGAGCTGACGGTCACCGCGACCGACAAGGCCGGCAACCAGACCACCTCGGAGGTCCGGTTCTTCGTCACCACCTCGTTCCGGGACCTGCAGAACCTGCTGGACCGGTTCAAGGCGACGGGGCGGCTGTCGGCGAAGGCGCACAAGCAGCTGTCGGCGAAGCTCAGCGACGCCCGGAAGTCCGAGGCCGCCGGCAACGACAAGAAGGCCGTCAAGCAGCTGACCGAGTTCCGGACCCTCGCCGCCGACACCAAGCTGGTGCCGGAGGCCGAAGTCCGGGACGTCCTGATCCGGGACGCCGACGCCATGATCGTCCGGCTCGGCGGCGCGGCCAGCAAGGCCGGGGTCAAGGCGAACGACGGCGCATCGGTCGACGGTGCGGGACGGCTCGGTGGCGACGCCACCCGGCTCGCCCCCGGCCGCCGGCTCTGA
- a CDS encoding nucleotidyltransferase domain-containing protein produces MGRGVNPAELAARLRAVDGVVAVALGGSRARGAHRPDSDWDLGLYYRGELDVPGLHAVAASVADTEAELTALGGWGPWVDGGGWLTVGGVAVDWIYRDLDRVQRVWADCRAGRYEVGVQAGHPLGFYSHAYAGEVALCQVLADPTGELAALRDETQAYPPALADALVRGGWEAGFLLSGARKGVPAGDSAYVAGCLFRVVGVLVQVLHARAGRWLVNEKGMVASAGRLPGAPPDFAHRAQALLGGVGRAPAELNTTLDAARRLCAEVLG; encoded by the coding sequence GTGGGACGTGGGGTGAACCCGGCGGAGCTGGCCGCGCGGCTCCGCGCCGTCGACGGGGTGGTGGCGGTGGCGCTGGGTGGCAGCCGGGCGCGCGGCGCGCACCGACCGGACTCCGACTGGGACCTCGGTCTCTACTACCGGGGCGAGCTGGACGTGCCGGGGCTGCACGCGGTGGCGGCGTCCGTCGCCGACACCGAAGCCGAGCTGACCGCACTTGGCGGCTGGGGGCCGTGGGTCGACGGCGGCGGGTGGCTGACCGTCGGCGGGGTGGCCGTCGACTGGATCTACCGGGACCTCGACCGGGTCCAACGCGTCTGGGCCGACTGCCGGGCCGGCCGGTACGAGGTGGGCGTGCAGGCCGGCCACCCGCTCGGCTTCTACTCCCACGCCTACGCCGGCGAGGTGGCACTGTGCCAGGTTCTCGCCGACCCGACCGGCGAGCTGGCCGCGCTGCGGGACGAGACGCAGGCGTACCCGCCGGCGCTGGCCGACGCGCTGGTGCGCGGCGGGTGGGAGGCGGGGTTCCTCCTCTCCGGCGCACGCAAGGGGGTCCCGGCCGGCGACAGCGCGTACGTCGCCGGCTGCCTGTTCCGGGTGGTGGGGGTGCTCGTCCAGGTGCTGCACGCCCGGGCCGGGCGGTGGCTGGTGAACGAGAAGGGCATGGTCGCCTCGGCCGGGCGGTTGCCCGGCGCGCCGCCCGACTTCGCGCACCGGGCGCAGGCGCTGCTCGGCGGCGTCGGGCGCGCGCCGGCCGAGCTGAACACCACGCTGGACGCCGCTCGCCGGCTCTGCGCCGAGGTGCTCGGCTGA
- a CDS encoding methyltransferase has protein sequence MTGDHYFTAEPTTADRRREVEFSVADHDYTLASASGVFSADRLDPGTGVLLRKADLPTRATTGDLLDLGCGFGPISCVLATSAPAATVWAVDVNERARALTAANAERIGVAERVRVRAPDDVPQDLRFDQLWSNPPIRIGKDELHELLLRWLPRLAPDGVAWLVVARHLGGDSLHRWLVDQSWQVERHASQKGYRVLRVSR, from the coding sequence GTGACCGGCGACCACTACTTCACCGCTGAACCGACCACCGCCGACCGTCGGCGCGAGGTCGAGTTCAGCGTCGCCGACCACGACTACACGCTCGCCTCGGCCAGCGGCGTCTTCTCCGCCGACCGGCTCGACCCGGGCACCGGCGTGCTGCTGCGCAAGGCCGACCTGCCCACCCGGGCCACCACCGGAGACCTGCTCGACCTCGGCTGCGGCTTCGGGCCGATCAGCTGCGTGCTGGCGACCAGCGCGCCGGCGGCCACGGTCTGGGCGGTCGACGTCAACGAGCGGGCCCGCGCGCTCACGGCCGCCAACGCGGAGCGGATCGGAGTCGCGGAGCGGGTCCGGGTGCGCGCGCCCGACGACGTGCCCCAGGATCTCCGGTTCGACCAGCTCTGGTCGAATCCGCCCATCCGGATCGGCAAGGACGAGCTGCACGAACTCCTGCTGCGCTGGTTGCCCCGGCTCGCCCCGGACGGCGTCGCCTGGCTGGTGGTCGCCCGCCACCTCGGCGGCGACTCGCTGCACCGCTGGCTCGTCGACCAGAGCTGGCAGGTGGAACGGCACGCCAGCCAGAAGGGCTACCGGGTGCTGCGCGTCAGCCGGTAA
- a CDS encoding ATP-binding cassette domain-containing protein encodes MGYVDVAAVGHILPDGRELFADVSLRVGEGAKVALVGPNGAGKTTLLRMVAGDLPVKTGTVARAGGLGVMRQFIGMIGDESTLADLALSLAPPPLRAAGRRLSDTEAAMRAAEVRGKYSSAAGKAQLAYADALAAWGEAGGYDAEVLFDTVATIVLDLPWESARERPVRTLSGGQQKRFALELLLRGPDEVLLLDEPDNFLDVPGKRWLEGRLRESAKSVLYVSHDRELLARTADRVVAVEGGSAWVHPAGFASWHEARLARHARLDELRRRWDEEHQKLRELMLMYKQKAAYNDGMASRYQAAQTRLRKFEEAGPPPVPPKDQDIRMRLTGGRTGKRSVICEKLELDGLTYPFDLEIWYGDRVAVLGANGTGKSHFLRLLARGGSDPDPTNGPVDGGLALAPVAHDGVARLGARVRPGHFSQTHDRPELMGKTLVEILWRGDEHRAGMDRHAAMAALSRYELAGQGDQRFGTLSGGQQARFLVLLLELSGATLLLLDEPTDNLDLASAEALEAGLNAFEGTVLAVTHDRWFTRTFDRFVLFGGDGEVVETPEPVWDVG; translated from the coding sequence GTGGGATACGTGGACGTGGCAGCGGTCGGGCACATCCTCCCCGACGGCCGGGAGCTCTTCGCCGACGTGTCGTTGCGGGTGGGGGAGGGCGCCAAGGTGGCGCTGGTCGGGCCGAACGGCGCGGGCAAGACGACGCTGCTGCGGATGGTCGCCGGCGACCTGCCGGTGAAGACCGGCACCGTCGCGCGAGCCGGCGGGCTGGGCGTGATGCGGCAGTTCATCGGCATGATCGGTGACGAGTCGACGCTCGCCGACCTGGCGCTTTCGCTCGCCCCGCCTCCGCTGCGCGCGGCCGGCCGGCGGCTCTCCGACACCGAGGCGGCCATGCGGGCGGCCGAGGTGCGCGGCAAGTACAGCTCCGCCGCCGGCAAGGCGCAGCTGGCGTACGCCGACGCGCTCGCCGCCTGGGGCGAGGCCGGCGGGTACGACGCCGAGGTGCTCTTCGACACCGTCGCCACCATCGTGCTCGACCTGCCCTGGGAGAGCGCCCGGGAGCGTCCGGTCCGGACCCTCTCCGGCGGGCAGCAGAAGCGGTTCGCGCTCGAACTGTTGCTGCGGGGCCCGGACGAGGTGCTGCTCCTGGACGAGCCGGACAACTTCCTCGACGTGCCGGGCAAGCGGTGGCTGGAGGGTCGGCTGCGCGAGTCGGCGAAGTCGGTGCTCTACGTGTCGCACGACCGCGAGCTGCTGGCACGTACGGCCGACCGGGTGGTCGCCGTGGAGGGCGGCAGCGCCTGGGTGCACCCGGCCGGCTTCGCCAGCTGGCACGAGGCGCGGCTGGCCCGGCACGCCCGCCTGGACGAGCTGCGGCGGCGCTGGGACGAGGAGCACCAGAAGCTGCGCGAGTTGATGCTCATGTACAAGCAGAAGGCCGCGTACAACGACGGGATGGCGTCGCGCTACCAGGCAGCGCAGACGCGGCTGCGCAAGTTCGAGGAGGCCGGGCCACCGCCCGTACCGCCGAAGGACCAGGATATCCGGATGCGGCTGACCGGCGGGCGCACCGGCAAGCGTTCGGTGATCTGCGAGAAGTTGGAGCTAGACGGCCTGACGTACCCGTTCGACCTGGAGATCTGGTATGGCGACCGGGTCGCGGTGCTCGGCGCGAACGGCACCGGCAAGTCGCACTTCCTGCGGCTGCTGGCCCGCGGTGGCAGCGATCCGGACCCGACGAACGGCCCGGTCGACGGCGGGCTGGCGCTGGCGCCGGTGGCGCACGACGGGGTCGCCCGGCTCGGCGCCCGAGTCCGTCCCGGGCACTTCTCCCAGACCCATGACCGGCCCGAGCTGATGGGGAAGACGCTGGTCGAGATCCTCTGGCGCGGCGACGAGCACCGGGCCGGCATGGACCGGCACGCCGCGATGGCCGCGCTCAGCCGGTACGAGCTGGCCGGTCAGGGCGACCAGCGGTTCGGCACCCTCTCCGGTGGGCAGCAGGCCCGGTTCCTGGTGCTGTTGCTGGAGCTGTCCGGGGCGACCCTGCTGCTGCTCGACGAGCCCACCGACAACCTGGACCTGGCCAGTGCCGAGGCGCTGGAGGCGGGCCTGAACGCGTTCGAGGGGACCGTGCTGGCGGTGACCCACGACCGCTGGTTCACCCGCACCTTCGACCGGTTCGTGCTGTTCGGCGGCGACGGTGAGGTGGTGGAGACGCCGGAGCCGGTGTGGGACGTGGGGTGA
- the thiE gene encoding thiamine phosphate synthase codes for MPSLGRLHLITDTRPGRDPLAVVRAALSAAHADLVVQVRVEDSATDREAYDLTRRVVALCAPYGARCLVNDRLHVALAVDAAGGHVGADDLPVEAARRVLGPTAVLGATAREPGTAADAVAAGASYLGVGPCHPTTTKEGLPAPIGVAGVRAIAEAVDVPVIAIGGVTAASVPALRAAGAYGVAVVGALSAAADPARAAAELIEALTC; via the coding sequence ATGCCGTCCCTTGGGCGACTGCATCTGATCACCGACACCCGACCCGGGCGAGATCCGCTCGCCGTGGTCCGGGCCGCCCTGTCGGCGGCCCACGCCGACCTGGTGGTGCAGGTCCGGGTCGAGGACTCCGCCACCGACCGCGAGGCGTACGACCTGACCCGCCGGGTGGTGGCGCTCTGCGCGCCGTACGGAGCCCGCTGCCTGGTCAACGACCGGCTGCACGTGGCGTTGGCGGTGGACGCCGCCGGCGGGCACGTCGGCGCGGACGATCTGCCGGTCGAGGCGGCCCGCCGGGTCCTCGGCCCGACCGCCGTGCTCGGCGCCACCGCCCGGGAACCGGGCACGGCCGCCGACGCCGTCGCCGCGGGCGCCAGCTACCTCGGGGTGGGCCCCTGCCACCCCACCACCACCAAGGAGGGCCTGCCGGCGCCGATCGGGGTGGCCGGCGTACGGGCGATCGCCGAGGCGGTGGACGTGCCGGTGATCGCCATCGGCGGGGTGACCGCGGCCAGCGTGCCGGCGCTGCGGGCGGCCGGGGCGTATGGGGTGGCGGTGGTCGGCGCGCTCTCCGCCGCCGCCGATCCGGCCCGTGCCGCCGCCGAGCTGATCGAGGCGCTGACGTGCTGA
- a CDS encoding aldo/keto reductase, with translation MTYRRLGDSGLVVSVVGIGCNNFGRKLDLDGTRAVVDAALDAGINFFDTADIYGEPQGGSEEQLGAALKGRRDDVVVATKFGMDMNGLNGPDHGARGARRYIARAVEASLRRLDTDYIDLYQMHEPDPGTPIDETLAALDDLVRAGKVRYLGNSNFTGWQIADADWVASSNGRSRFISAQNHYSLVERSVEAEVIPACERFGLGMLPFFPLANGLLTGKYKRDSAPPAGSRLSGGGRYAARLAAADWDTIESISGYADERGLSMLQVAIGGLAAQPAVTSVIAGATTPEQVRANAAAGTWQPSDEDLDALRAIL, from the coding sequence ATGACCTACCGCCGACTGGGCGACTCCGGGCTCGTAGTGTCCGTGGTCGGCATCGGCTGCAACAACTTCGGCCGCAAGCTCGACCTCGACGGCACCCGCGCGGTGGTCGACGCCGCGCTCGACGCCGGGATCAACTTCTTCGACACCGCGGACATCTACGGCGAACCGCAGGGCGGCTCGGAGGAGCAGCTCGGCGCCGCGCTCAAGGGCCGCCGTGACGACGTGGTGGTGGCCACCAAGTTCGGCATGGACATGAACGGCCTGAACGGGCCGGACCACGGCGCCCGCGGTGCGCGCCGCTACATCGCCCGGGCCGTCGAGGCGTCACTGCGCCGGCTCGACACGGACTACATCGACCTCTACCAGATGCACGAGCCGGACCCGGGCACCCCGATCGACGAGACCCTGGCCGCGCTGGACGACCTGGTCCGGGCCGGCAAGGTGCGCTACCTCGGCAACTCGAACTTCACCGGCTGGCAGATCGCGGACGCCGACTGGGTCGCCTCGTCCAACGGCCGCTCCCGCTTCATCAGCGCGCAGAACCACTACAGTCTGGTGGAACGCTCGGTCGAGGCCGAGGTCATCCCGGCCTGCGAGCGGTTCGGCCTCGGGATGCTGCCGTTCTTCCCGCTGGCCAACGGGCTGCTCACCGGCAAGTACAAGCGCGACTCCGCGCCGCCCGCCGGCAGCCGGCTCTCCGGCGGCGGCCGTTACGCCGCGCGGCTCGCCGCGGCGGACTGGGACACCATCGAGTCCATCAGCGGGTACGCGGACGAGCGCGGTCTCAGCATGCTCCAGGTGGCGATCGGCGGGCTGGCCGCCCAACCGGCCGTGACCTCGGTGATCGCCGGCGCGACCACGCCCGAGCAGGTGCGCGCCAACGCCGCCGCCGGCACCTGGCAGCCCAGCGACGAGGACCTGGACGCGCTGCGCGCCATCCTCTGA